The sequence below is a genomic window from Thiomonas intermedia.
ATCCGCCAGGTCGGCGTCCGCTGGCGCGGAGGCAGGCCCTGCGGAGGCTGCGGCCGGGGGCACGAGTTCGGAGTCAGGGGCTGGGAGCTCGAGATCAATGCCTTCGAACAGCGCGTTGAAATCGGTCGGCTCGTGATGAAGCGTCGGCTCGTCGTCGACGAGTTGGCTGGGCGGCGGCACCTCGGATGCGCCAGGCGTTGCGGCCTCCGGCCCGGTGGAGGACAGGAAGAGGTGATCGGGCAGGTCGGTGAAATTCGGCCCGGCCTCTGCGGGGTGGGGCGCCGTCTCGGCTGTGGGCGCCTCGACCGGCAGATCGAACAAGGTGGGCAGGGGCCCGAAGGGCGTTTCGGCTGGCGCCTCGGCCGTTTGCGCAGGCAACTCGGCCGTCGCGGTCTGCGGCATGTCGACCGCGTCTCCCGCGGCGAAGGCGTCGGCGGCTTGCCGCAATGCGTCGCTGGTGAAGGGCCCCGCGCTGCCTTGCTGGATCGCTTCGGTCCAGTGGCCGAGTTGGGTGAGTGCCTGTTCGGCGAGCACGAGCAACTCGGGCGAGGCCCGATGCTGGTCGGCGATCTGCTGGTTGAACACCTGTTCGAGCGCCCAGGCCGCTTCGCCGTAGTCGCGCAATCCGACCATGCGGGAGCTGCCCTTGAGGGTGTGGAAGGCGCGGCGCAGGCTGGCGAGCGCGCCTTCGTCTTCGAGATGCGCATGCAACTGCTGCACCTGTTCGTGGCCGTTGCCGATGACTTCCCGTGCTTCTTCCAGGAAGATGTCGATCAGCTCCTGCTGCTCGTCGTCGTCGGAAGGGGCGGGCGCAGCGGGTGCGGCGGTTTCGACAGGGGCGGCCGACAGGGGCTCGGCCATCGCCTCGCCCGACATCGGCGGCAGGGTGTCGGCTTCGAGCGACGGTGGCTGCGGCTCGGGGCTGGCGGCCTGGAGCAGTTGCGCGGGCATATCGGGCACACCGGCCAGCGCGGCTTCTGCGCGCAGCTGCGCCAGACGCTGCTGGGTTTCATCCGCAGAGAGGCCCTGGGCGATGTCGTCCTTGAGCTGCTGCGCCGCGTGTTCGACGTCCTGCTGCAGGGTGGGCGGCGCGGTGCGCCGGGTGGAGGGCACGACGGCGCGCAGCTCTTTCTTGTCGTCGTCGAACACGAACAGGGTTTTGGCCAGCTCGGGCTGATAGGACAGCATGTCCACCAGGAAGCCGAGCACGCCGATATTGCTGGCCAGGGCGTCGAAGCGCCGGCTGTCGGGCAGAGCGTCTTCGGCCACGAGACTGTCGATCTCGGTGCGCAGATAGCTCAGGGCATGGCTGGCGACATCCAGCCCGAGCACGGAGAACACGCCGCGCATCTGGGCCAGCAGATGCGGCACTTGCGCCAGGTCGGGCTTCTGCGAGGGATCGCGGAAGTAGGCGTCGAGCAGCTTCTCGACGGTGTTCATGTCGGCGCGCAACTCCTGCACCACGCTGCCCATGGTCTGGGTCTCGGAGGCCTGGCGGAACAGGTCTTCCATCCAGCCGGCAAGCGGGTCGGGCGTTAGGCCGTCGGCGCTTTGGCCGAGGCGGTGGGCGAGGATCTGCGACCGCTCCAGAAACCGCTGCTCTTCCGGACGGAAATGGGCGAAGGTGATTTCGAGGAACAGGATGGCCGTGGCGACATCGAGTGCACGTTCGGGGGTGAGAAAGTCGGCCTGGGCACCGATTTTCTTGAACAGGGCCGATAGCGCCTGCGGCAGCACTTCGCTGCCCGGCGCCAGGGTGTGCAGAGGCTGGCTCAGCGCCTGCGCCAGCTCGGTCAGGCGCCCGATGCGCGTGGTGTCGAGAGGGGTCTGGGCATGGCCGGCCAGGGCGCTCCAGGCATCGCGCAGGGTCTGCACGCGCTTTCTGACCTGCTGCACCAGCGCCGGATCGATCAGGCCGAAATGGCTCTGGTGGTAGTCGGCAAACGGTGCGGCGGCGAGGTGAAGCCGGTTGTCGATGACCCGCAGCACGGGCAGCGTTTGTGCCGTGATGTCGCCGCTGCCGTGAAGGGCCTGGGCGCAGAAGAAGGTCAGGTCGTGCCCCAAACGCTGCGGCGCCGGGCTTTGTCCCTGCAGCTGGCTGCGCAGTTGCAGATTGAGCCGGTTGAGCAGCCGCTTGATGTCGAGATCGGGCGTGAGCAGGCCCCGTTCGATGGCCTCGAACAGGCCGCGTGCCAGCCACCACAGACTGGCCGTCGGCCCCTGGCTGCTGCCCTGGGCGCGTTGCGCCACGGCATCGAGGGTCTGCATCGCCTGGGCCGTCTGCTGGCCGCGCAGCACGTGCAGCAAGCCCATTTCGAACTGGGCCCGGTCTTCCGGACTGAGCGCGGCACCGTGGGCGGTGGACGGGGCGTCAGGCCAGGTCCAGTCGTAGTCCCAGAGATCGGCGGGATGGATGCGTTCGGCCTGCGCCAGCTCCATCAGGTCGCGGTATTGCGGATACAGCTTGAGTGCGGGCTCGTTCTTGCCGGCGCGTTGCGCCTCAAGGAAGTCGACCAGGGCGTTGAAGCCGGCGTCAAAGCGCTGCAGCGCCGCGGCGTCGAGCTTTTCCGGGTGGTCGATCAGGCGATCCAGCGCGTTCTCGGCGGCCTGCATCAACCTCGCCGCACCGAAGAAACCCAGCAGCTCGATGGCCCCCGCGGCCTGGTGCACCTGGGTGCGCGCGGTGCGCAGCCCCGTCTTCTCGGCCTGGGCCGATCCGAGCACGCCGTCGTCCTGCTGCTGCGCGGCGCGTTTGAGTGCGGTGCGGGCCGATTGCAGGTTGTCGCTGATCTGATCGAGCAGCCAGGCCAGAGGCCCCATGTCCGTCTCAGGGGCGGATGCCACGGCGGTATTCGAAGCGGGGACTGTGTTCATGCCGGAAAACGCGAGGGGCGGACGTTGGGATGCAAACGAGGGAGGCGGGTCAGTTGATCTTGAAGCGCGACACCGACTGGCGCAGATCATCGGCGACGCGCGCCAGATCGCGCACCAGCGAGGCGGTGGACCGGGTACCGTCGGAGGTCTGCTCGGTCACGGTGAAAATGGTCTGGATGTTGTCGGCCACCTTGTTGGCCGAGCTCGCCTCGACCTGGGTCTGTTGCGAGATCTGCGTGATCAGCTCGGCCAGTTGGCGCGAAACCTGGTCGATCTGGGCCAGCGCCGTACCGGCGTTGTCGGCCAGCTTGGCCCCTTCGACCACGCCCTGGGTACTCTTTTCCATGGCGGCCACGGCGTCCTGCGTGTCGGTCTGAATGGTGCGCACCAGCGCGGCGATCTGCTTGGCGGATTCGGCCGAGCGTTCGGCCAGCCGCTGCACTTCCTCAGCCACCACCGAGAAGCCGCGACCTGCTTCACCCGCGGACGCGGCCTGAATCGCCGCGTTCAAGGCCAGCACGTTGGTCTGTTCGGTGATGTCGGAAATCAGCTCGGTGATTTCGCCGATCTCCTGCGACGACTCGCCCAGCCGCTTGATGCGCTTGGAGGTGTCCTGGATCTGTTCGCGGATGCTGTTCATGCCGTCGATGGAGTTGCGCACCGCCTGCTGGCCCTGCTCGGCGGCCTGCAGCGACTGGTTTGCCACCTGGGCCGATTGCTGGGCCTGGACCGAGACCTGGTTGATGCGCTGCGCCATGTCCAGCACCGACTGGCCGGTTTCACGGATCTTCTGGAGCTGCTCGTCCGCGCTGCGCATCAGGCGGTCGGACGTGGTCTGCGCCTGAGAGGCGCCTTCGCCCACCTGGTCGGCGGTCTGCTGCACCTGTCCCACCAGGGTGCGCAGTTCTTCGACCGTGTAGTTGACCGAGTCGGCGATGGCCCCGGTGATGTCTTCGGTCACGGTGGCCTCCTGGGTGAGGTCGCCTTCGGCCACGGTCTGCAGCTCGTTCATCAGCCGCAGAATGGCCGCCTGATTGGATTCGTTGGTGCGCCGGGCCTCCAGCTCCTGGCGTTCGGTCTGCCGACGCTGCAGTTCCACCAGGGTGGCGCGCTGGCGCGCCTCGTTGAGCATGATGTAGATCAGGTCGGCCGCGGCGATGATGGCCAGCAGACCCAGCACGGCGATGAACACGATCGCGGGCCAGCTCACCCCGGTGCGGGCGGAATAAAGGCCCTGCAGTCGATTGAGATCTTCGTACAACTGGCCTGACGCCGTCTGCACGGCGTTCTGCGCCTCACGCGCCGAGGCCAGGCCAGGCAGGTTGGCGAGCAGGGTGCGCGCGGCGGTTTCGGTTTTGGCGTAGGTCTGGATCAGGCTTTGCAGCTGCTGGCGCGATTGCGGATCGGTAAGCGCCGAAAGCTGCAGGTC
It includes:
- a CDS encoding methyl-accepting chemotaxis protein → MSLLSSLFGTKNNESQGDTEIAPAALGRGGQETLQIDSSIGDPASALHQAQGNRPLILRLPMISRMLLAQQQRFFGVLLIISLVLLGLTLIVVLRGTSDSARQLEASGSALTQSQRLARAMNAALLGNKDAFDTVRSSAEALKSEVAVLQQTNVPVGGQALLDKIGPAAETSVKNANLLIKQEDVLTTTAQQLTDINRQTDALLDSAETLTSLLLQQHAPSSNINAASQLSMLTQRIDKSANAFLSFQGVRPEAVFTLGKDLSTFSDLTKGLLGGNADLQLSALTDPQSRQQLQSLIQTYAKTETAARTLLANLPGLASAREAQNAVQTASGQLYEDLNRLQGLYSARTGVSWPAIVFIAVLGLLAIIAAADLIYIMLNEARQRATLVELQRRQTERQELEARRTNESNQAAILRLMNELQTVAEGDLTQEATVTEDITGAIADSVNYTVEELRTLVGQVQQTADQVGEGASQAQTTSDRLMRSADEQLQKIRETGQSVLDMAQRINQVSVQAQQSAQVANQSLQAAEQGQQAVRNSIDGMNSIREQIQDTSKRIKRLGESSQEIGEITELISDITEQTNVLALNAAIQAASAGEAGRGFSVVAEEVQRLAERSAESAKQIAALVRTIQTDTQDAVAAMEKSTQGVVEGAKLADNAGTALAQIDQVSRQLAELITQISQQTQVEASSANKVADNIQTIFTVTEQTSDGTRSTASLVRDLARVADDLRQSVSRFKIN